A genomic stretch from Streptomyces sp. QL37 includes:
- a CDS encoding fumarylacetoacetate hydrolase family protein, with amino-acid sequence MKLLRVGTAGSERPALLDRNGTLRDLSGLVADIDGELLADASALARVREAAQTPDVLPPIDAEGLRVGPPLGRIGKIVCIGLNYHDHAAETGAAIPEEPILFFKAPDTVVGPEDTVLVPRGSRKTDWEVELAVVIGRTARYLDSAEEALGHVAGYATSHDVSEREFQIERGGTWDKGKNCETFNPLGPWLVTADEVPDPQALPLRLWVNGELKQDGTTAEQIFPVGEVVRYLSHFMTLYPGDVINTGTPAGVAMGRPEPKPYLRAGDVVELEIEGLGRQRQELKDA; translated from the coding sequence TTGAAGCTTCTTCGAGTGGGTACGGCGGGCTCCGAACGCCCCGCACTGCTTGACCGGAACGGGACTTTGCGTGACCTTTCGGGCCTCGTCGCCGACATCGACGGCGAGCTCCTCGCCGACGCCTCGGCACTGGCACGCGTACGGGAAGCGGCGCAGACGCCCGACGTCCTGCCCCCGATCGACGCGGAAGGCCTGCGGGTCGGGCCGCCCCTCGGGCGGATCGGCAAGATCGTGTGCATCGGGCTGAACTACCACGACCACGCCGCCGAGACCGGGGCGGCGATCCCGGAAGAGCCGATCCTGTTCTTCAAGGCACCGGACACCGTCGTCGGCCCCGAGGACACGGTGCTGGTGCCGCGCGGCAGCCGGAAGACCGACTGGGAGGTCGAGCTCGCCGTCGTGATCGGCCGCACCGCCCGCTACCTCGACTCCGCCGAGGAGGCGCTCGGACACGTCGCCGGATACGCGACCTCGCACGACGTCTCCGAGCGCGAGTTCCAGATCGAGCGCGGCGGCACCTGGGACAAGGGCAAGAACTGCGAGACCTTCAACCCGCTGGGCCCCTGGCTCGTCACGGCGGACGAGGTGCCCGACCCGCAGGCGCTGCCGCTCAGGCTGTGGGTCAACGGCGAGCTGAAGCAGGACGGCACCACGGCCGAGCAGATCTTCCCGGTCGGCGAGGTCGTGCGCTATCTGAGCCACTTCATGACGCTCTACCCGGGCGACGTCATCAACACCGGCACCCCGGCGGGCGTCGCCATGGGCCGGCCCGAGCCCAAGCCGTATCTCCGGGCAGGAGACGTGGTGGAGCTGGAGATCGAGGGGCTGGGCCGCCAGCGCCAGGAGCTCAAGGACGCGTAG
- a CDS encoding DUF6412 domain-containing protein — protein MNDDMNRVRRAVARLFRPAAFLVLFLTEVLLAEGGSLSAAVALAATAAAGSALLVCSVISARCAAPVPRTRVRTAMRDREKRTAFLPQRDPDARGRTRPRAPGAALLTAA, from the coding sequence ATGAACGACGACATGAACCGTGTACGCCGTGCGGTCGCCCGCCTCTTCCGCCCCGCCGCCTTCCTCGTCCTGTTCCTCACCGAGGTCCTCCTCGCCGAGGGGGGCAGCCTCTCCGCCGCCGTCGCGCTCGCCGCCACCGCGGCCGCCGGCTCGGCGCTCCTCGTCTGCTCCGTCATCAGCGCGCGCTGCGCAGCCCCCGTACCCCGTACGAGAGTGCGCACCGCCATGCGCGACCGCGAGAAGCGCACCGCGTTCCTCCCGCAGCGTGACCCCGACGCCCGGGGACGCACCAGGCCCCGAGCGCCCGGGGCCGCCCTCCTGACGGCCGCGTAG
- a CDS encoding SEC-C domain-containing protein encodes MRPDTPADHIAEAERLLRTAAQYPEDQEPLFLQAAAHLELAGERARASTLYDELLASPETAIDHPHLVKALKASNLWEYGHEAEARAIIDGIRAAGPLDAAPWEIAAETLEAHDELEAAHDFFSTALTLLLAPGEEVPYATQSLVTGRHRVRRLMGVAHDAWDELADTLHTAAVPLDELHDPKRLWSLGSSDPGELQAEINRLRAELGTYRSALSRPFPVAVLHWPEGELRELLTAYPELAREYLSHEDHLARLEAALRDLHATGTPNLGIVTGTVPSYEAFAASEAASPSDPDLLPQYATTLAARGRAVPWPPARSAACWCGSGRPYRECHGAV; translated from the coding sequence ATGCGCCCCGACACGCCTGCCGACCACATCGCCGAAGCCGAGCGCCTGCTGCGCACCGCGGCGCAGTATCCCGAGGACCAGGAGCCGCTGTTCCTCCAGGCCGCGGCCCATCTGGAGCTCGCCGGTGAGCGCGCCCGCGCGAGCACCCTCTACGACGAACTGCTCGCCTCCCCCGAGACCGCCATCGATCACCCGCATCTGGTCAAAGCGCTCAAAGCGTCCAACCTCTGGGAGTACGGCCACGAGGCGGAGGCCCGCGCGATCATCGACGGCATCCGTGCCGCCGGCCCGCTCGACGCGGCACCGTGGGAGATCGCCGCGGAGACGCTCGAAGCGCACGACGAGCTGGAGGCGGCCCACGACTTCTTCTCGACCGCGCTGACGCTGCTCCTCGCGCCGGGCGAGGAAGTCCCGTACGCCACCCAGTCGCTGGTGACCGGGCGGCACCGGGTGCGCAGGCTGATGGGCGTCGCCCACGACGCGTGGGACGAGCTGGCCGACACGCTGCACACGGCCGCCGTCCCCCTGGACGAGCTGCACGACCCGAAGCGCCTGTGGTCCCTCGGCTCCTCGGACCCGGGTGAGCTCCAGGCGGAGATCAACCGGCTCCGCGCCGAGCTGGGCACCTACCGCAGCGCGCTCTCCCGCCCGTTCCCCGTCGCGGTGCTGCACTGGCCCGAGGGCGAGCTGCGGGAGCTCCTCACGGCCTACCCGGAGCTGGCCCGGGAGTACCTGTCGCACGAGGACCATCTGGCGCGCCTGGAGGCGGCGTTGCGGGATCTGCACGCCACGGGCACGCCGAATCTCGGCATCGTGACGGGCACGGTCCCCTCCTACGAGGCGTTCGCCGCGTCGGAGGCCGCGTCCCCGTCCGACCCCGACCTGCTCCCGCAGTACGCCACGACGCTGGCGGCCCGTGGCCGCGCCGTCCCGTGGCCCCCGGCGCGGAGCGCGGCGTGCTGGTGCGGCTCGGGGCGTCCGTACCGCGAGTGCCACGGGGCGGTCTGA
- a CDS encoding heme-degrading domain-containing protein translates to MSPSAPTISELIAQERRLTLPRFGYDDAYALGGLLVALARERHAPVAIDIRRGGQQLFHAALPGSSADNDAWIERKRKVVERYGESSYLVGTRFRAKGTTFEESSRLDPDTYAAHGGSFPIAVEGAGVIGTVTVSGLPQAEDHALVVEALEQFTTRPQS, encoded by the coding sequence ATGAGCCCCAGCGCTCCGACCATTTCCGAGCTGATCGCGCAGGAGCGGCGTCTGACGCTGCCGCGCTTCGGCTACGACGACGCTTACGCACTGGGCGGCCTGCTGGTCGCGCTGGCCCGTGAGCGGCACGCCCCGGTCGCGATCGACATCCGGCGGGGCGGCCAGCAGCTGTTCCACGCCGCGCTGCCGGGTTCGAGTGCGGACAACGACGCCTGGATCGAGCGCAAGCGGAAGGTGGTGGAGCGGTACGGGGAGAGCTCCTACCTGGTCGGGACGCGGTTCCGGGCGAAGGGCACCACGTTCGAGGAGTCCTCGCGGCTGGACCCGGACACGTACGCCGCGCACGGCGGGTCGTTCCCGATCGCGGTGGAGGGTGCCGGTGTGATCGGGACGGTCACGGTGTCGGGGCTGCCGCAGGCCGAGGACCACGCGCTGGTCGTGGAGGCCCTGGAGCAGTTCACCACGCGCCCCCAGAGCTGA
- a CDS encoding ROK family transcriptional regulator — protein sequence MNRSNSRSGGANLPALRHHNASLVLDLLRVAGEQGISRLELAERTGLTPQAVSKITARLRAEGLAAEAGRLASTGGKPRTVLRLVPDAGYAVGLHLDRDELTAVLADLAGTTVATRGFPLDLGAPAAEVLATAAHAVQTVRAAAPGTEYRQVFGVGAALPGPLDHRDGVLHRVTGFPQWDGYPLRDALAGHTGLPVVVDKDTNAAALGLALRERADADFAYLHLGTGLGAGLVLGGALHRGARTGAGEFGHQTLQLDGPPCDCGGRGCIEALCLAAAARGDIAEAARVLGAGAANLVGLLDIDRVVLGGRTVAADEDAYLSGVRAVIDERARREGVPATVPVTVAGGGDRPVAEGAAQLVLAPLFGRAGEAEERPGQG from the coding sequence GTGAACAGGAGCAACAGCAGGAGCGGCGGGGCGAACCTCCCGGCGCTGCGCCACCACAACGCGTCGCTCGTCCTCGACCTGCTGCGCGTCGCCGGTGAGCAGGGCATCAGCCGGCTGGAGCTCGCCGAGCGCACCGGGCTCACCCCGCAGGCCGTCAGCAAGATCACCGCCAGACTCCGCGCGGAGGGCCTCGCCGCCGAAGCCGGCCGGCTCGCCTCCACGGGCGGCAAACCCCGCACCGTCCTGCGCCTGGTCCCGGACGCCGGATACGCCGTCGGGCTCCACCTGGACCGCGACGAACTCACCGCCGTCCTGGCCGACCTCGCCGGCACCACGGTCGCCACCCGCGGCTTCCCGCTCGACCTCGGTGCCCCGGCCGCCGAGGTCCTCGCGACGGCCGCCCACGCGGTGCAGACGGTACGGGCAGCGGCCCCCGGGACCGAGTACCGGCAGGTCTTCGGCGTGGGCGCCGCCCTGCCGGGCCCCCTGGACCACCGGGACGGAGTGCTGCACCGGGTCACCGGCTTCCCCCAGTGGGACGGCTACCCGCTGCGCGACGCCCTCGCCGGACACACCGGGCTCCCCGTCGTCGTCGACAAGGACACCAACGCCGCCGCCCTCGGCCTCGCCCTGCGCGAACGCGCCGACGCCGACTTCGCCTACCTCCACCTGGGCACCGGCCTCGGTGCCGGTCTCGTCCTCGGCGGTGCCCTGCACCGAGGAGCCCGTACGGGCGCCGGGGAGTTCGGCCACCAGACCCTCCAGCTGGACGGCCCCCCGTGCGACTGCGGCGGACGCGGCTGCATCGAGGCGCTCTGCCTGGCCGCCGCCGCCCGCGGCGACATCGCGGAGGCCGCCAGGGTCCTCGGGGCGGGCGCCGCCAACCTCGTCGGGCTGCTCGACATCGACCGGGTCGTCCTCGGCGGCCGTACCGTCGCCGCCGACGAGGACGCCTACCTGAGCGGGGTCCGCGCCGTCATCGACGAGCGTGCCCGGCGCGAGGGCGTCCCCGCCACCGTCCCCGTCACCGTGGCCGGCGGCGGGGACCGCCCCGTCGCCGAGGGGGCGGCCCAACTGGTCCTCGCCCCGCTCTTCGGCCGGGCGGGTGAGGCCGAGGAGAGGCCGGGGCAGGGCTGA
- a CDS encoding helix-turn-helix domain-containing protein, with product MALGKDYAAQQCSIARALEVIGERWTLLVVRDALYGVRRYNDFLAHLGIPRAVLASRLQALTEAGVLARRRYQESPPRDEYVLTGRGEALWPTVRSLGLWGREHIEGSRPLRLFFHATCGSELGAYGQCEACGNVGVPLEDVEMRPGPGLDPDPADPVSRALLVPRRLLQPLDTDRV from the coding sequence ATGGCTCTTGGCAAGGACTACGCGGCTCAGCAGTGCTCGATCGCCCGGGCGCTCGAAGTGATCGGCGAGCGCTGGACCCTGCTCGTCGTCCGGGACGCCCTCTACGGGGTCCGCCGCTACAACGACTTCCTCGCCCACCTCGGCATCCCGCGCGCCGTCCTCGCCTCCCGGCTCCAGGCGCTCACCGAGGCCGGCGTCCTCGCCAGGCGGCGCTACCAGGAGTCACCCCCGCGCGACGAATACGTCCTCACCGGGAGAGGCGAGGCCCTCTGGCCCACCGTGCGCTCCCTCGGTCTCTGGGGCCGTGAGCACATCGAGGGCTCGCGACCCCTGCGCCTCTTCTTCCACGCCACCTGCGGGAGCGAACTCGGGGCCTACGGCCAGTGCGAGGCCTGCGGCAACGTCGGTGTGCCGCTGGAGGACGTGGAGATGCGGCCCGGTCCTGGACTGGACCCCGACCCCGCCGACCCCGTCAGCCGCGCCCTGCTCGTCCCCCGCCGGCTCCTTCAGCCGCTGGACACCGATCGTGTATAA
- a CDS encoding MFS transporter → MTQQPVRTVTAGTRRQARLRPPHRPGATLAVTSAATAVALMNYTAPMTTLPALSAAFATPPAAQAWLLNGAPLGLAVLLLVAGSLADDFGRRRLFLIGTLGLGVTTALGALTTGTVGFTLARAGQGAASAAILATSLGLLVGAYPVGHARIKAMGVWGAFVSAGIALGPLLASSLSTVDWRLTYLALGLGALVTGAFAFRVLTESRAPRAGRPDLAGAAVLGMAMTALLTALTLGRDGWLRAPVGLLLLAALTLTAVFAAVERRAAAPLIDLALFRSRAFLASAVGGLFTGLSVIGLFSYLPTLLQHALSLSALDSAWLFLLWSGTSFAVALQARRLTGRITAGHQLAAGFVLHAVAVLPMLGLLTGAPGGAEPSVWARLVPALIVAGAGSGLINAALPRLAVESVPPERAAMGSGANNTARYLGSSAGVAVTIAVATTPAGADGAVLLSAATALAATAGVLLLRERR, encoded by the coding sequence ATGACCCAGCAGCCCGTACGGACCGTCACGGCCGGCACGAGACGGCAGGCGCGTCTCCGCCCGCCGCACCGGCCCGGCGCGACCCTCGCCGTCACCAGCGCGGCCACCGCGGTCGCGCTGATGAACTACACCGCGCCGATGACGACGCTCCCCGCCCTCTCCGCCGCCTTCGCGACCCCGCCCGCCGCCCAGGCCTGGCTGCTCAACGGGGCCCCGCTCGGCCTCGCCGTGCTGCTGCTCGTCGCGGGCAGCCTCGCCGACGACTTCGGCCGCCGCAGGCTGTTCCTGATCGGCACCCTCGGCCTCGGCGTCACCACCGCGCTCGGCGCCCTCACCACGGGCACCGTCGGCTTCACCCTCGCCCGGGCCGGTCAGGGCGCCGCGAGCGCGGCGATACTCGCCACCAGCCTCGGGCTGCTGGTCGGGGCGTACCCGGTCGGGCACGCGCGGATCAAGGCCATGGGGGTGTGGGGAGCGTTCGTGAGCGCCGGGATCGCGCTCGGCCCGCTGCTCGCGAGTTCGCTCTCCACCGTGGACTGGCGGCTGACGTACCTCGCCCTGGGGCTCGGCGCCCTGGTCACCGGGGCCTTCGCCTTCCGGGTCCTCACGGAGTCCCGCGCACCCCGTGCCGGCCGCCCCGACCTGGCGGGTGCCGCCGTGCTGGGCATGGCGATGACCGCGCTGCTGACGGCCCTGACGCTCGGCCGGGACGGCTGGCTGCGCGCACCGGTCGGCCTGCTGCTGCTCGCGGCGCTGACGCTGACGGCGGTGTTCGCCGCGGTGGAGCGCCGGGCGGCGGCCCCGCTGATCGACCTGGCCCTCTTCCGCAGCCGCGCCTTCCTGGCGTCGGCGGTGGGCGGCCTGTTCACCGGGCTCTCGGTGATCGGGCTGTTCAGCTATCTGCCGACCCTGCTCCAGCACGCGCTCTCGCTGTCGGCCCTGGACTCGGCCTGGCTGTTCCTGCTCTGGTCCGGCACGTCGTTCGCCGTGGCCCTCCAGGCGCGGCGGCTGACCGGCCGGATCACGGCCGGGCACCAGCTGGCGGCCGGCTTCGTGCTCCACGCGGTGGCGGTGCTGCCGATGCTGGGGCTCCTGACCGGCGCACCGGGCGGCGCGGAGCCGTCGGTGTGGGCGCGTCTCGTACCGGCCCTGATCGTGGCCGGCGCGGGCAGCGGACTGATCAACGCGGCGCTGCCCCGGCTCGCCGTCGAGTCCGTGCCGCCGGAGCGCGCCGCCATGGGGTCGGGCGCCAACAACACGGCCCGCTATCTCGGCTCCTCGGCCGGCGTGGCCGTGACGATCGCGGTGGCGACGACTCCGGCGGGCGCCGACGGGGCCGTGCTGCTGTCCGCCGCCACGGCGCTCGCGGCCACGGCGGGCGTCCTCCTCCTGCGGGAGCGCCGCTGA
- a CDS encoding Gfo/Idh/MocA family oxidoreductase has product MTANAPLRVGLVGYGLAGSVFHAPLVAATEGLVLDTVVTSNEERQAQARAEFPGVRFAASPDELWPRADELDLIVIASPNKTHVPLARAALEAGLPVVVDKPLAGTAAEARELAALAAERGLLLSVFQNRRWDNDFLTLTGLIAEGELGEVQRFESRFERWRPQLKGGWRESGDPEEIGGLLYDLGSHVVDQALTLFGPAVQVYAESDVRRPGAAADDDTFIAVTHVGGVRSHLYMSATTAQLGPRFRVLGSKAGYVKYGLDPQEAALREGARPTAGAPWGEEPEELWGRVGSGESPLTGGGDPVRTVPGDYPAYYAAVASALRGTGENPVTALQAAAALDVLEAARRSAREGVSVTLLPHHDEEQHA; this is encoded by the coding sequence ATGACTGCCAACGCTCCTCTCCGCGTCGGGCTCGTCGGCTACGGCCTGGCGGGTTCCGTCTTCCACGCCCCGCTGGTCGCCGCGACCGAGGGCCTCGTCCTCGACACGGTCGTCACGTCGAACGAGGAGCGGCAGGCGCAGGCCCGCGCCGAGTTCCCCGGCGTGCGGTTCGCGGCCTCGCCCGACGAGCTGTGGCCGCGCGCGGACGAGCTGGACCTGATCGTGATCGCCTCGCCGAACAAGACGCACGTGCCGCTCGCGCGGGCGGCGCTGGAGGCGGGGCTTCCGGTGGTCGTGGACAAGCCGCTCGCCGGCACGGCCGCCGAGGCCCGTGAGCTGGCCGCGCTGGCCGCGGAGCGTGGGCTGCTGCTCTCGGTCTTCCAGAACCGCCGCTGGGACAACGACTTCCTCACCCTGACCGGCCTGATCGCCGAGGGCGAGCTCGGTGAGGTGCAGCGCTTCGAGTCCCGCTTCGAGCGGTGGCGCCCGCAGCTGAAGGGCGGCTGGCGCGAGTCGGGCGACCCCGAGGAGATCGGCGGGCTGCTGTACGACCTGGGCAGCCACGTCGTCGACCAGGCCCTCACGCTGTTCGGGCCCGCGGTGCAGGTGTACGCGGAGTCCGACGTACGCCGCCCGGGTGCGGCGGCCGACGACGACACCTTTATCGCGGTCACGCACGTCGGCGGGGTGCGCTCGCATCTCTACATGAGTGCCACCACGGCCCAGCTCGGCCCGCGTTTCCGGGTGCTCGGGTCGAAGGCGGGCTATGTGAAGTACGGCCTGGACCCGCAGGAGGCCGCGCTGCGTGAGGGCGCGCGTCCGACGGCCGGTGCGCCGTGGGGCGAGGAGCCGGAGGAGCTCTGGGGCCGGGTCGGTTCCGGTGAGTCCCCGCTGACCGGCGGCGGCGACCCGGTCCGCACGGTGCCGGGCGACTACCCCGCGTACTACGCCGCCGTGGCGTCGGCCCTGCGCGGCACGGGTGAGAACCCGGTGACGGCTCTGCAGGCCGCCGCGGCACTGGATGTCCTGGAGGCGGCGCGGCGCTCGGCCCGTGAGGGCGTGTCCGTGACGCTTCTGCCCCACCACGACGAGGAGCAGCACGCATGA
- a CDS encoding YidC/Oxa1 family membrane protein insertase — translation MSAFMSAFASLVGAFADLLQPLFQGASTAAAIVLFTALVRLAVHPLSRAAARGQKARTKLQPQIAELRKKHAKNPDRMQKALMELHAKEKVSPLSGCLPSLLQMPAFFLLYHLFSSQRIGGDPNSLLGHELFGAPLGERWHDALADGGPFGQQGMVYLALFVIVAAVATFNYGRTKRQMAANPMTPATGPDGQPVPGMGAMTKVMPLMSFLTLVSVAYVPLAAALYIVTSTTWTAIERAFLYRETPATEAAVAPAV, via the coding sequence ATGTCCGCGTTCATGTCCGCTTTCGCGAGCCTGGTCGGCGCATTCGCCGATCTGCTCCAGCCCCTCTTCCAAGGCGCCTCCACCGCCGCCGCGATCGTCCTCTTCACCGCGCTCGTACGGCTCGCCGTCCACCCCCTCTCGCGGGCGGCCGCGCGCGGGCAGAAGGCCCGCACCAAGCTCCAGCCGCAGATCGCCGAACTGCGCAAGAAGCACGCCAAGAACCCCGATCGCATGCAGAAGGCGCTCATGGAGCTGCACGCGAAGGAGAAGGTCTCACCGCTCTCCGGCTGCCTCCCGAGCCTGCTCCAGATGCCCGCCTTCTTCCTGCTCTACCACCTCTTCTCCAGCCAGCGGATCGGCGGCGACCCCAACTCGCTGCTCGGCCACGAGCTCTTCGGAGCCCCGCTGGGCGAGCGCTGGCACGACGCGCTGGCCGACGGCGGCCCCTTCGGCCAGCAGGGGATGGTCTACCTCGCGCTCTTCGTGATCGTCGCCGCCGTCGCCACCTTCAACTACGGACGCACCAAGCGGCAGATGGCCGCCAACCCGATGACGCCGGCCACCGGCCCGGACGGACAGCCCGTGCCCGGCATGGGCGCGATGACGAAGGTCATGCCGCTGATGTCCTTCCTGACCCTCGTCTCCGTCGCCTACGTGCCGCTCGCGGCGGCCCTGTACATCGTCACGAGCACCACCTGGACCGCGATCGAGCGCGCCTTCCTCTACCGGGAGACCCCGGCCACCGAGGCCGCGGTCGCCCCCGCCGTGTAG
- a CDS encoding extracellular solute-binding protein: protein MTHGARRAGRRRARAAVALACLLALVSAACTGGPGDTPQDGKEKPAEGPIVVASGLDVTGSGSVRQQLVEEWNRLHAGSEAEQAKLVELPGGADQQRSQLLGALQSGSARYDVVNLDITWIPEFAEAGLIRPMPVEESGAADDDLDFIRQVHATTVWKDRSYARPFNTDVGLLYYRPDLLTEADIKADKQPNAHWTWDQLYSSVKTLGLNPVRRDELAGWTTQLKQYEGLTVNTVEAFADAGVELTDSEGKYSSDAGELKKGLDALLDRVGRGRVQPAALASDETASLTDFAEGRAVFLRHWPYAYGALGSLMEPEDYAVNRLPGKAVLGGQNLAVTADSPRAENARELITFLTSRESERCLLDAGFAATRASVYGSTAKPCWPRVAAALRPAGDAPKAAATGEGAPKGQGAQARATYIRILGAALTEAVQRPRTPYYGAFTQVLQSHVHALLAAERPDTDEAAEKLDKELRDVFAGK, encoded by the coding sequence ATGACCCACGGTGCCCGTCGCGCCGGCCGCCGGAGGGCCAGGGCCGCCGTCGCCCTGGCCTGCCTGCTCGCGCTCGTCTCCGCCGCCTGCACGGGAGGGCCCGGGGACACGCCGCAGGACGGCAAGGAGAAGCCGGCCGAAGGCCCGATCGTCGTCGCCAGCGGGCTGGACGTCACCGGCTCCGGCAGCGTGCGGCAGCAGCTCGTGGAGGAATGGAACCGCCTCCACGCCGGGTCCGAGGCCGAGCAGGCCAAGCTCGTCGAGCTGCCCGGCGGCGCCGACCAGCAGCGCAGCCAGCTCCTCGGCGCCCTCCAGTCCGGCAGCGCCCGCTACGACGTGGTGAACCTCGACATCACCTGGATCCCGGAATTCGCCGAGGCCGGACTCATCCGGCCGATGCCCGTCGAGGAATCGGGCGCCGCCGACGACGACCTCGACTTCATCCGGCAGGTCCACGCCACCACCGTCTGGAAGGACCGCTCCTACGCCCGGCCGTTCAACACCGACGTGGGGCTGCTCTACTACCGGCCGGACCTCCTGACGGAGGCCGACATCAAGGCGGACAAGCAGCCCAACGCCCACTGGACGTGGGACCAGCTGTACTCCTCCGTCAAGACCCTCGGGCTGAACCCGGTCCGGCGTGACGAACTCGCTGGCTGGACGACGCAGTTGAAGCAGTACGAGGGGCTGACCGTCAACACCGTCGAGGCGTTCGCCGACGCCGGGGTCGAACTCACCGACAGCGAAGGGAAGTACAGCTCCGACGCCGGAGAGTTGAAGAAGGGGCTCGACGCGCTCCTCGACCGCGTCGGCCGGGGCCGCGTCCAGCCCGCCGCGCTCGCCTCCGACGAGACGGCGTCCCTCACCGACTTCGCCGAGGGCCGTGCCGTGTTCCTGCGTCACTGGCCGTACGCGTACGGGGCCCTGGGGAGCCTGATGGAACCCGAGGACTACGCCGTGAACCGGCTCCCGGGGAAGGCCGTCCTCGGCGGGCAGAACCTCGCCGTCACCGCCGACTCGCCCCGCGCCGAGAACGCCCGCGAGCTGATCACCTTCCTCACCTCGCGGGAGAGCGAACGCTGCCTGCTCGACGCGGGGTTCGCGGCGACCCGGGCCTCCGTCTACGGCAGCACCGCGAAGCCCTGCTGGCCCAGGGTCGCAGCCGCGCTCCGGCCGGCGGGGGACGCGCCGAAGGCGGCGGCCACGGGGGAGGGGGCTCCGAAGGGGCAGGGGGCGCAGGCGCGTGCCACGTACATCCGGATCCTCGGCGCGGCGCTGACCGAGGCGGTGCAGCGGCCGCGCACCCCCTACTACGGCGCGTTCACCCAGGTCCTCCAGTCCCATGTGCACGCGCTGCTGGCCGCGGAGCGGCCCGACACCGACGAGGCCGCCGAGAAGCTCGACAAGGAGCTGCGGGACGTGTTCGCGGGGAAGTAG